The DNA window GCACGTTCCCCAATACCATTGATCGTGCATTCTATCTGGTTAGCACCGCTCCCGACAGCAGCAAGTGAATTCGCTACAGCTAATCCCAAATCATCATGGCAGTGGGTACTGATTGCTACCTTTTCGGCACCCGGTGTGTTTTTGATGATATCCGTTATTAGGGCCGCATACTCCTGTGGCATCCCGTACCCAACCGTATCAGGAATATTGATCGTAGTTGCACCCGCAGCGATTGCCGCCCCGTAAAGATCGTATAAAAACTGCCTATCGCTTCTCGTGCAATCTTGCGCGGAAAATTCGATATCTTCAGTGTATTGCTTTGCAAGCCGGATACTATCCACAGAAGTCGCCAACACTTCATCCTCGGTTTTCCGAAGCATGTGTTCCAAGTGGATCTTGGAGCCGGAAGTAAACACATGAATTCTGCGCTTAGGTGCTGGCTTAAGAGCCTCAGCGGCCCTTTCTATATCCTCATTAGCCGTTCGTGCTAGACCACATATCACTGGGCCTTGCACCTCACTGGCTATCCGGTGAACAGCTTCGAAATCTCCTTCGCTTGCGATGGGAAACCCAGCTTCGATAATATCAACCCCGAGTTTGGCTAATTGCTTAGCAATCGCAATCTTTTGTTCGGTGTTTAGAGCGACTCCCGGGGTTTGTTCACCATCGCGCAGAGTTGTGTCAAAAATCCTGATATAGGTCATGCTAGCGTCCCCTCATCATGCATGCCTCCGAGTATTGGGAGTCCCTTAATCACCGATAAAGGGCATCATACGACGCAGTCGCTTACCCACCTTACTTAATAAGGATTCCTCAGTATTGCGCCTACCCATTTTTAACCGCGGTTGACCAACCTGAAAATCGGTCAGATAATCCTTCGCAAATACACCGGCCTGTACGTCTTGTAATATGCGTTTCATTTCTGCCTGTGTTTGTTCCGTGACGACACGGGACCCTGTTACGTAATCGCCGTATTCTGCGGTATTCGATACGGAAAACCGCATTTTTTCTAGCCCGCCTTCATAGATGAGGTCAACGATAAGTTTCATTTCGTGAACACACTCAAAATATGCAACTTCAGGTTGGTAACCTGCGGCTACTAACGTATCGAAACCTGATTTCATGAGTGCAGTGACCCCACCGCACAGGACCGCCTGCTCTCCGAAAAGATCAGTCTCGGTTTCCTCTTTGAATGTTGTTTCAATAACTCCGCCCCGAGTACCTCCGATAGCCTTTGCGTAGGCAAGTGCCCTTTGATGGGCAGTAGACGACGGATCCTGCTGAATGGCTAGCAGACAGGGCACACCGGCACCTTCGGTGAATACACGACGCACGAGGTGTCCAGGGCCTTTAGGAGCGATCATGAACACGTCGACACCCTCTGGAGCATTGATTTGTCCGAAGTGTACATTGAATCCATGGGCGAATAGCAGAGCATTACCATCTTCCAAATGAGGTTCTATTTCTGTCTCATACACTGACCTCTGGACCTCGTCTGGTAGCAACACCATAACTAGGTCACCAAGGCGAGCTGCCTCAGCTACTTCTACAACTTTTAGGCCTTTAGATTCAGCCTCATCCCAGGAATTTGATCCTTTTCTTAAGCCAACTATTACTTCCAATCCTGAATCTTTGGCATTGAGTGCATGGGCGTGTCCTTGAGACCCGTAACCAATTACTGCAATGGTTTGATCTTTAAGATGCTCTAAGTTCGCGTCACTATCGTAGTAAATTGTAGCCATTCTAAGCCATTCCTCCGAGTTAGGGCGCTTGGGCCCGATCAATTTTCGTTTCAGCATCAGATCCGCTCCGCGTAAGAGCGATACGACCTGTTCTAATCAATTCAATAATACCGAACGCGCGCATTTGTTCAATGAAGGCTCTCAACTTACCTTCGTCACCAGTTACCTCAAAAACCAAACCCTCCCGGGCTACATCGACAATTCGAGCTCGGAAATCTTGGGCTATCTGCCGTATTTCCACGCGATCGTCGGGGGTATCTACTCTTACTTTAATCAACATCAATTCCCGATCGACATAGTTTGATTCAGTGTGGTCGATGACTTTCACTACATCAATAAGTTTTTGAAGCTGCTTCTCAACCTGTTCAATCGACTCATCTTGACTACTTATCACGAATGTAGTCCGGCTCAGTCCCGGTCGACTAGATTGAGCAACCGAAAGGGACTCAATATTAAAGCCGCGACGTGCGAACAACCCGGCAATCCTGACAAGCACGCCTGGTTTGTCGCGTACAGTTACACTCATGATGTGCTGGTTCATCAACTTTTAACCTTTTTACTTTCAACTGGACTTTCCTCTGGTTCCTGATCACCAATAATCATTTCGTCTACCCCTGCGCCCATAGGAACCATCGGGAAAACTTTTTCTGACTCATAGACTACGAAATTCATCACAGCAGGTTTTCCCTTTGCTAACACCTGGGGAACAATTTCCGCAGCGGTTTCCCGATCGAAAATGTTGTACCCATCGATTCC is part of the Trueperaceae bacterium genome and encodes:
- a CDS encoding ketol-acid reductoisomerase, with product MATIYYDSDANLEHLKDQTIAVIGYGSQGHAHALNAKDSGLEVIVGLRKGSNSWDEAESKGLKVVEVAEAARLGDLVMVLLPDEVQRSVYETEIEPHLEDGNALLFAHGFNVHFGQINAPEGVDVFMIAPKGPGHLVRRVFTEGAGVPCLLAIQQDPSSTAHQRALAYAKAIGGTRGGVIETTFKEETETDLFGEQAVLCGGVTALMKSGFDTLVAAGYQPEVAYFECVHEMKLIVDLIYEGGLEKMRFSVSNTAEYGDYVTGSRVVTEQTQAEMKRILQDVQAGVFAKDYLTDFQVGQPRLKMGRRNTEESLLSKVGKRLRRMMPFIGD
- a CDS encoding acetolactate synthase small subunit, whose product is MNQHIMSVTVRDKPGVLVRIAGLFARRGFNIESLSVAQSSRPGLSRTTFVISSQDESIEQVEKQLQKLIDVVKVIDHTESNYVDRELMLIKVRVDTPDDRVEIRQIAQDFRARIVDVAREGLVFEVTGDEGKLRAFIEQMRAFGIIELIRTGRIALTRSGSDAETKIDRAQAP